One Rhodobacteraceae bacterium M385 genomic region harbors:
- a CDS encoding recombinase family protein, with protein MKVALYARYSSDNQRDASIADQLRICRMHAEQQGWQVVEEYTDHATSGASLIRSGIQALMADALSGRFNIICAEAMDRLSRDQEDIAGLFKRMAYADVKIITLSEGEVTHLHVGLKGTMNALFLKDLADKTRRGQRGRVEMGKSGGGRCYGYDVVKKLDGNGEPLRGDRSINIVEARVIQRIFKDYASGKSPKRIASELNQDRVPAPSGGDWGFSTINGNVKRGTGILNNELYIGRLVWNRQRFVKDPETGRRQARPNPEVDWVVQEVPKLRIVDEALWKAVKDRQTSLKRCRKHTNEENHFHQRRRPKYLLSGLTKCGCCGGGYSMVSASLVGCSTARNKGTCDNRQNIRRDRLEERVLNALRHHLMDPELFKEFCNEFTREMNALRMEGRASIDAGQREVEKIDRELSTLLNLVLKGGAADAVNDKMVRLEARKKEVEDFLTESEAPPPLLHPEMATFYRTQVAELCAALREDSETKRMEAVDIIRSLIDAIVLTPEGGDLRIDVRGDLAGILDVSSKTRTPAEEAGVSQVKMVAGVGFEPTTFRL; from the coding sequence GTGAAAGTTGCTCTCTACGCCCGATATTCATCCGACAATCAACGTGATGCGTCTATCGCCGACCAACTTCGAATCTGCCGGATGCATGCGGAACAGCAGGGTTGGCAAGTTGTCGAAGAGTACACGGATCACGCGACCTCGGGAGCCTCTCTGATCCGCTCCGGCATCCAAGCGTTGATGGCGGATGCGCTAAGCGGGCGTTTCAACATTATCTGCGCAGAAGCGATGGATCGGCTGTCTCGGGATCAAGAAGATATCGCGGGTCTATTTAAGCGAATGGCGTACGCAGATGTGAAGATCATCACCCTCTCAGAAGGCGAAGTCACACATCTCCATGTGGGCCTAAAGGGAACAATGAACGCACTTTTCCTAAAGGATTTGGCGGACAAAACGAGGCGTGGCCAGCGGGGGCGCGTGGAGATGGGCAAGTCCGGCGGGGGTCGGTGTTATGGCTATGACGTAGTCAAAAAGCTCGATGGAAACGGTGAACCCCTTCGGGGCGATCGTTCAATCAACATTGTCGAGGCCAGGGTCATCCAGCGGATCTTCAAGGACTACGCGTCCGGGAAATCGCCAAAACGGATCGCTTCAGAGTTGAACCAGGACAGGGTGCCTGCCCCGAGCGGCGGCGACTGGGGGTTCAGCACGATCAACGGCAACGTCAAACGCGGCACTGGCATTTTGAACAACGAACTCTACATTGGGCGGTTGGTTTGGAACCGGCAGCGTTTCGTAAAGGATCCTGAGACCGGACGACGACAAGCCCGTCCAAATCCGGAGGTGGACTGGGTCGTCCAGGAAGTGCCAAAGCTGCGCATCGTGGACGAGGCCCTATGGAAGGCTGTAAAGGACCGCCAAACTAGCCTCAAACGTTGTCGGAAGCACACCAATGAGGAAAACCATTTCCACCAACGACGGCGTCCGAAGTATCTGCTTTCCGGTCTGACGAAATGCGGTTGTTGCGGAGGCGGATACTCGATGGTTTCCGCCAGCTTGGTTGGGTGCTCGACAGCTCGGAACAAGGGAACCTGCGACAATCGGCAGAATATCCGCAGAGATCGACTGGAAGAACGCGTGCTTAACGCCCTGCGGCATCACCTGATGGACCCCGAGTTATTCAAGGAATTCTGCAATGAGTTCACCCGAGAGATGAACGCGTTACGGATGGAAGGCCGGGCGTCGATTGATGCTGGTCAGCGGGAAGTCGAGAAGATCGATCGTGAGCTGAGTACCCTTTTGAATTTGGTCCTTAAGGGCGGAGCGGCGGATGCGGTAAATGACAAAATGGTACGGCTGGAAGCTCGCAAGAAAGAGGTCGAGGATTTCCTGACCGAGAGCGAAGCTCCACCGCCGTTGCTGCACCCAGAGATGGCGACGTTCTACAGAACTCAAGTTGCAGAATTGTGCGCGGCGTTACGGGAAGACTCCGAGACCAAGCGGATGGAGGCTGTCGACATCATCCGGTCACTGATCGACGCGATTGTCCTGACGCCTGAGGGCGGAGATCTTCGAATTGATGTGCGGGGCGATCTTGCTGGAATACTTGACGTATCCTCTAAAACACGAACCCCGGCCGAAGAGGCCGGGGTATCGCAAGTTAAGATGGTTGCGGGAGTAGGATTTGAACCTACGACCTTCAGGTTATGA
- the msrP gene encoding protein-methionine-sulfoxide reductase catalytic subunit MsrP, with translation MARRYTSNLTYDDVTPEHQFLNRRQIMAGAGGLLGAGLIGGTAQAQDALEPNTWEEITTYNNYYEFGTGKSDPSENAHTLTTSPWAVEIDGLVDNPGTYSMEDILSEVEIEERIYRFRCVEAWSMVVPWNGFELADLLNRVGVQSGATHVAFETANRPDEMPGVRVPVLAWPYREGLRLDEAMHPLTMMATGIYGRDIPNQNGAPMRLVVPWKYGFKSIKSIVRITLTDEEPPTSWNMANAREYGFYSNVNPNVPHRRWSQADERRIGGGLFARRQPTLMFNGYEEEVAAMYEGMDLETNY, from the coding sequence ATGGCGCGCCGCTACACCTCGAATCTGACCTATGACGATGTCACCCCGGAACATCAGTTCCTGAACCGCCGCCAGATCATGGCAGGCGCGGGGGGCTTGTTGGGGGCGGGCCTGATCGGCGGCACGGCGCAGGCGCAGGACGCGCTGGAGCCCAACACCTGGGAAGAGATCACCACCTACAATAACTACTATGAGTTCGGGACCGGAAAATCGGACCCCTCGGAAAACGCCCATACGCTAACAACCTCGCCCTGGGCGGTAGAGATTGACGGCTTGGTCGATAACCCCGGCACCTATTCAATGGAGGACATTCTGTCCGAGGTTGAGATCGAGGAGCGCATCTACCGCTTCCGCTGTGTAGAGGCATGGTCGATGGTCGTCCCGTGGAACGGGTTCGAGCTGGCCGACCTGTTGAACCGCGTCGGCGTTCAATCCGGCGCGACCCATGTGGCGTTTGAAACCGCCAACCGCCCCGACGAGATGCCGGGCGTCCGCGTGCCGGTTCTGGCATGGCCCTACCGCGAAGGGTTGCGGCTGGACGAGGCGATGCATCCGCTGACGATGATGGCGACGGGCATCTATGGCCGCGACATCCCCAACCAGAACGGCGCGCCCATGCGTTTGGTGGTGCCTTGGAAGTATGGCTTCAAGTCGATCAAGTCGATCGTGCGCATCACCCTGACCGATGAGGAGCCGCCCACCAGCTGGAACATGGCGAATGCGCGGGAATACGGGTTCTATAGTAACGTGAACCCCAACGTGCCCCATCGCCGCTGGTCCCAAGCAGATGAGCGCCGCATTGGCGGTGGCCTGTTCGCTCGCCGGCAGCCGACGTTGATGTTCAACGGCTACGAAGAAGAAGTCGCCGCCATGTATGAGGGCATGGATCTGGAAACCAACTACTGA
- a CDS encoding L,D-transpeptidase family protein, which produces MLKFAKLSLLSLALAGTPMVSVMLTPNQAEAQAFSALRQAIAEASSTEEQLAAFYRERDFQPIWTTADAADRRNALFSALAEANNHGLPTQRYDTTDLVAAFSSATNPYEMGRADVQASLLFLQYAQDVHSGFLEPGDIVGDIVHTLPRRDPLELFTEFTASNPYEYIATLPPQHPEYTRLMRAKLHLEQMIDEGGYGQTVQAGSLAPGATGNSVVQLRNRLLAMGYLERSATATYDSRLQQAVLEFQVDNGINADGIAGGDTIRAVNRSATEHLSEVILAMERQRWLNFDRGPRHVFVNLPDFHSRVIDDGEVTFVTRSVIGSRDSDRRTPEFSDVMEHMVINPSWYVPRSIARGYIPSIIAGGANHFELMSNGRPVSRANVDWSRVSAGNFPFDLRQPPGPRNALGLVKFMFPNQWNIYLHDSPQQELMTHEVRAYSAGCVRLDDPFDFAYHLLAPQESDPVTFFQTILNSSRETQVNLDTPIPVHIVYWTAWVNTEGRLNFRNDIYGRNAILRQEIQNLGVEIRGVNS; this is translated from the coding sequence ATGTTGAAATTCGCGAAGCTTTCGCTTCTGTCTCTAGCATTGGCAGGCACGCCGATGGTGTCTGTTATGCTGACGCCAAACCAAGCGGAAGCGCAGGCCTTTTCAGCGCTGCGTCAGGCGATTGCAGAGGCTTCTTCCACGGAAGAACAGCTGGCCGCCTTCTACCGCGAGCGTGATTTCCAGCCGATCTGGACCACGGCAGATGCCGCCGACCGTCGAAACGCGCTGTTCAGCGCGCTGGCCGAGGCCAATAATCACGGACTGCCGACGCAGCGCTATGACACCACCGATCTGGTTGCCGCATTCAGCAGCGCCACCAATCCCTACGAGATGGGCCGCGCCGACGTGCAGGCGTCGCTCTTGTTCCTTCAGTACGCGCAGGACGTCCACTCCGGCTTCCTTGAGCCCGGCGATATTGTAGGCGACATCGTCCACACCCTGCCGCGCCGTGATCCGCTAGAGTTATTCACCGAATTCACCGCCTCCAACCCCTATGAGTATATCGCCACCCTGCCGCCGCAGCACCCTGAGTACACCCGCCTGATGCGCGCCAAGCTGCACCTAGAGCAGATGATCGACGAGGGCGGCTATGGGCAGACCGTGCAGGCGGGATCCCTCGCGCCGGGTGCGACGGGCAACTCTGTTGTGCAACTGCGCAACCGTTTGTTGGCGATGGGCTACCTGGAGCGTTCCGCCACGGCCACCTACGACAGCCGCCTGCAACAGGCCGTGCTGGAGTTCCAGGTCGACAACGGCATCAACGCCGATGGCATCGCGGGCGGTGATACGATCCGCGCCGTCAATCGTTCCGCCACCGAGCATCTGTCCGAGGTTATCCTTGCGATGGAGCGTCAGCGTTGGCTGAACTTTGACCGTGGCCCGCGCCATGTCTTCGTGAATCTGCCAGACTTCCATTCCCGGGTGATCGACGACGGCGAAGTAACATTCGTCACCCGCTCGGTCATCGGCTCTCGCGACAGCGACCGCCGCACGCCGGAATTCTCGGACGTGATGGAGCATATGGTCATCAACCCAAGCTGGTACGTGCCGCGGTCCATTGCGCGCGGCTATATTCCGTCGATCATTGCGGGCGGTGCGAACCACTTTGAGCTGATGTCCAACGGCCGCCCGGTGAGCCGCGCCAATGTGGATTGGAGCCGGGTTTCGGCGGGCAACTTCCCGTTCGACCTGCGCCAACCTCCCGGCCCGCGCAACGCGCTGGGTCTTGTCAAGTTCATGTTCCCCAACCAGTGGAACATCTATCTGCATGACAGCCCTCAACAGGAACTCATGACCCATGAAGTTCGCGCCTATTCCGCTGGCTGTGTCCGCTTGGATGATCCGTTCGACTTCGCCTACCACTTGCTTGCGCCGCAAGAATCGGACCCGGTGACGTTCTTCCAAACCATCCTAAACTCCAGCCGTGAGACGCAGGTGAATCTGGATACGCCGATCCCGGTACACATCGTGTATTGGACAGCTTGGGTTAACACCGAGGGTCGTTTGAACTTCCGCAACGACATCTACGGTCGCAATGCGATCCTGCGCCAGGAGATCCAGAACCTTGGGGTGGAGATAAGAGGCGTGAACAGTTGA
- a CDS encoding L,D-transpeptidase, which translates to MLTRRHFIQTTTTLFSAALAGPSLASSWPSESEMAAWDAQVTPPGFDLATTNPWGLSPRLLPQRVAANDGLVPGDIHVDATARFLYHIESGGTAMRYGVAIGRDGLYEPGTYTIRRKVEWPHWTPTQNMIAREPEVYSQYANGQEPGPTNALGSRALYLYVGGRDTFLRIHGTPQPWSIGSRASSGCVRMVMPHINALFPNVEIGSTARLYPA; encoded by the coding sequence ATGTTGACAAGACGGCATTTCATCCAGACGACCACTACCTTGTTCTCCGCAGCATTGGCCGGTCCGTCGTTGGCGAGTAGTTGGCCATCTGAGTCTGAAATGGCCGCGTGGGACGCGCAGGTTACCCCTCCTGGGTTCGATCTGGCGACGACCAATCCATGGGGTCTGAGCCCACGATTGCTTCCTCAAAGAGTCGCCGCGAATGATGGCCTCGTCCCAGGTGACATTCACGTCGATGCGACGGCGCGCTTCCTGTACCATATTGAATCTGGCGGTACGGCCATGCGGTACGGCGTCGCCATCGGACGGGACGGATTATACGAGCCGGGGACCTATACGATCCGCCGCAAAGTCGAATGGCCACACTGGACCCCGACGCAGAACATGATCGCGCGTGAGCCGGAAGTTTACTCGCAGTATGCAAATGGGCAGGAGCCTGGTCCGACCAACGCACTCGGCTCCCGAGCGCTGTACCTTTATGTGGGCGGGCGCGACACGTTTCTTAGGATCCACGGAACGCCACAGCCTTGGTCGATCGGAAGTCGTGCGAGTTCCGGATGCGTGCGCATGGTTATGCCACATATCAACGCGCTCTTCCCCAATGTTGAAATCGGATCTACGGCGCGCCTTTATCCGGCTTAG
- the clpB gene encoding ATP-dependent chaperone ClpB: MNLEKFTDRARGFLQAAQTIAQREDHQKLMPEHLLKALLDDDQGLATNLIGRSGGNPERVRESLDAKLAKLPVVTGDGAQVYMDKQLGKVLDEAEKVATKAGDSFVPVERVLTALAMVKSGAKEALDAGNVNAQSLNAAINDLRKGRSADSASAEDNYDALNKYARDLTEAAREGKIDPIIGRDEEIRRAMQVLSRRTKNNPVLIGEPGVGKTAIAEGLALRIVNGDVPESLRNKTLMSLDMGALIAGAKYRGEFEERLKSVLTEIAAAAGEIILFIDEMHTLVGAGKGDGAMDAANLIKPALARGELHCVGATTLDEYRKYVEKDAALARRFQPLVVEEPTVEDTVSILRGIKEKYELHHGVRISDSALVAASTLSHRYITDRFLPDKAIDLMDEAASRLRMEVDSKPEELDALDRQILQMQIEAEALKQESDVASKDRLQTLEKDLSGLQEKSAEMTAKWQAERDKLESARELKERLDHARAELEQAKRNGDLGKAGELSYGVIPQLEKQLEQAEAQPDDVMVEEAVLPEQIAEVVERWTGVPVAKMLEGEREKLLRMEDELGKRVIGQTQAVSAVSRAVRRARAGLQDEGRPLGSFLFLGPTGVGKTELTKALAEYLFDDDQAMVRIDMSEFMEKHAVARLIGAPPGYVGYDEGGVLTEAVRRRPYQVILFDEVEKAHPEVFNVLLQVLDDGILTDGQGRQVDFKQTLIVLTSNLGSQALSHLPEGADANQAQADVMEAVRAHFRPEFLNRLDDMIVFDRLTREDMDGIVKIQLGRLERRLAERKIQLSLDESAQTWLADEGYDPVFGARPLKRVIQRALQDQLAEMILAGDVHDGSNISVSAGPDGLIVGDRVAPSNRPKPDEAVVH; the protein is encoded by the coding sequence ATGAACTTAGAAAAGTTCACTGATCGCGCACGCGGCTTTCTTCAGGCCGCCCAAACCATTGCGCAACGCGAAGACCACCAAAAACTGATGCCCGAACATCTTCTGAAGGCTCTGTTGGATGATGACCAAGGCTTGGCGACCAACCTGATTGGCCGCTCGGGCGGCAACCCCGAACGGGTGCGCGAAAGCCTTGATGCGAAACTGGCGAAGCTGCCTGTCGTCACCGGAGACGGGGCGCAGGTCTATATGGACAAGCAGCTTGGCAAAGTGCTGGACGAGGCCGAGAAGGTCGCCACCAAAGCTGGCGACAGCTTTGTGCCGGTTGAACGTGTCCTGACGGCTTTGGCGATGGTCAAATCCGGCGCGAAAGAGGCGTTGGATGCGGGCAACGTAAATGCGCAATCCCTCAATGCCGCGATCAATGATCTGCGCAAGGGGCGCTCGGCTGACAGCGCATCGGCGGAAGACAATTATGACGCCCTCAACAAATACGCCCGCGACCTGACCGAGGCCGCACGGGAAGGCAAGATTGACCCCATCATCGGTCGCGACGAAGAAATCCGCCGCGCCATGCAGGTGCTATCGCGCCGGACCAAGAACAACCCCGTGCTGATTGGTGAACCGGGCGTGGGTAAAACCGCGATTGCCGAAGGTCTGGCCTTGCGGATCGTCAACGGAGATGTGCCCGAAAGCCTGCGTAACAAGACGCTGATGTCCTTGGACATGGGCGCTTTGATTGCGGGTGCGAAGTATCGCGGTGAGTTTGAAGAGCGGTTGAAATCCGTCCTGACCGAAATCGCCGCCGCGGCGGGTGAGATCATTCTGTTCATCGACGAAATGCACACGCTTGTCGGCGCGGGCAAAGGCGATGGCGCAATGGATGCGGCGAACCTGATTAAACCGGCGCTTGCGCGGGGTGAATTGCACTGCGTCGGTGCTACAACGCTGGATGAATACCGCAAGTATGTAGAGAAGGACGCGGCCCTTGCCCGTCGCTTCCAACCGCTTGTGGTGGAAGAACCGACAGTGGAAGACACGGTGTCGATCCTGCGCGGTATCAAGGAGAAGTATGAACTCCACCACGGTGTGCGGATCAGCGACAGCGCCCTTGTGGCGGCATCGACCCTATCGCACCGTTATATCACGGATCGTTTCTTGCCCGATAAGGCCATCGACCTGATGGACGAAGCGGCAAGCCGTCTGCGGATGGAAGTGGACAGCAAGCCCGAGGAATTGGACGCGCTGGACCGCCAGATCCTGCAAATGCAGATCGAGGCGGAAGCCTTGAAGCAGGAAAGCGATGTGGCGTCCAAAGATCGGTTGCAAACGCTGGAAAAAGACCTGAGCGGCCTGCAAGAGAAGTCGGCAGAGATGACGGCTAAGTGGCAGGCAGAGCGGGATAAACTTGAATCCGCCCGCGAGCTGAAAGAGCGTCTGGACCACGCCCGTGCAGAGTTGGAGCAAGCCAAGCGCAACGGTGACCTCGGTAAAGCGGGGGAGCTGTCTTACGGCGTGATCCCGCAGTTGGAGAAACAGCTAGAGCAAGCCGAAGCGCAACCCGATGACGTGATGGTAGAGGAAGCGGTGCTTCCCGAGCAGATCGCCGAAGTGGTGGAGCGTTGGACGGGCGTGCCCGTGGCCAAGATGCTGGAAGGCGAGCGCGAGAAGTTGCTGCGTATGGAAGATGAACTCGGCAAACGGGTGATCGGCCAGACGCAAGCGGTCAGCGCCGTGTCGCGTGCGGTCCGCCGGGCGCGTGCCGGGTTGCAGGACGAGGGGCGGCCGTTGGGTAGCTTCCTGTTCTTGGGGCCAACGGGCGTGGGTAAGACCGAGCTGACCAAGGCACTGGCCGAGTATCTGTTCGACGATGACCAAGCGATGGTGCGGATCGACATGTCAGAGTTCATGGAGAAACACGCCGTTGCCCGTCTGATCGGGGCGCCTCCGGGCTATGTGGGGTATGATGAGGGGGGCGTTCTGACCGAAGCGGTCCGGCGTCGGCCTTATCAGGTTATCTTGTTCGACGAGGTCGAGAAGGCCCACCCAGAGGTGTTTAACGTGCTTCTTCAAGTGCTTGACGATGGTATCCTGACCGACGGTCAGGGGCGTCAGGTGGATTTCAAGCAGACGTTGATCGTGCTGACCTCAAACCTTGGTAGCCAAGCGCTGAGCCATCTGCCCGAAGGGGCCGATGCGAACCAAGCGCAAGCCGACGTGATGGAAGCGGTGCGGGCGCATTTCCGGCCCGAGTTCCTGAACCGTCTGGATGACATGATCGTCTTTGACCGCCTCACCCGTGAGGACATGGACGGGATCGTCAAAATCCAGTTGGGTCGTCTTGAGCGGCGTCTGGCCGAGCGCAAGATCCAGCTTTCGTTGGATGAGAGCGCGCAAACATGGCTGGCCGATGAGGGCTATGACCCTGTCTTCGGCGCAAGGCCGTTGAAGCGGGTGATCCAGCGGGCATTGCAGGACCAACTGGCCGAAATGATCTTGGCCGGGGATGTCCACGACGGGTCGAACATCTCGGTGAGTGCCGGGCCGGATGGGTTGATCGTGGGCGACCGCGTGGCCCCATCGAACCGGCCCAAGCCAGATGAGGCTGTGGTGCATTAA
- the msrQ gene encoding protein-methionine-sulfoxide reductase heme-binding subunit MsrQ: MSIVSPINTAVRRVPGWALYILGAAYGGWLFYLGLTGGLGVEPIEALEHAYGEFALKLLLAGLAVTPLRKLFGVNLIGWRRAIGVLGFFFVLAHFLVWAVLDVQRLSAIWADIIERPYVTIGMAGFLALIPLAITSNNYMVRKLGPIRWRKLHKLAYPAAVLGAVHYVWLAKGLQLEPLIYLAITLLLLATRFWPQRKRAAA; the protein is encoded by the coding sequence ATGTCCATCGTTTCCCCGATCAATACTGCCGTGCGGCGCGTTCCCGGTTGGGCTCTCTATATACTAGGGGCGGCGTATGGCGGTTGGCTGTTCTATCTGGGCCTGACCGGTGGTCTGGGCGTGGAGCCGATTGAGGCGTTGGAACATGCCTACGGTGAGTTCGCGCTGAAGCTGCTTCTGGCCGGGCTGGCGGTCACGCCGTTGCGCAAGCTCTTTGGGGTGAACCTGATCGGATGGCGCCGGGCAATTGGCGTGCTCGGCTTCTTCTTCGTGCTGGCGCACTTCCTTGTCTGGGCGGTTCTGGACGTGCAGAGGCTTTCAGCGATTTGGGCCGACATTATAGAGAGACCCTATGTGACCATCGGCATGGCCGGTTTCCTGGCGCTGATCCCGCTGGCGATCACGTCCAACAACTACATGGTGCGCAAGCTGGGGCCGATCCGCTGGCGGAAGCTGCACAAGCTGGCCTATCCGGCGGCGGTACTGGGGGCGGTGCATTACGTTTGGCTGGCAAAAGGCTTGCAGCTGGAACCGCTGATCTATCTGGCGATCACCTTACTGCTTCTCGCGACAAGGTTCTGGCCCCAGAGAAAACGCGCGGCGGCATAG
- a CDS encoding FMN-binding glutamate synthase family protein, giving the protein MDLPTMESVSVFLEAMAIAFWLVIGIMALVVVVLFILDRTQRSDAIRRNYPVLGRFRSLFSSLGEFFRQYFFAMDREELPFNRAQREWVKHAGEGKSSTLPFGSTRNIAVVGTPLFVPSAFPPLDDQFSSSEPLMIGPHCDTPYMAGSFFNLSGMSYGAISKPAVTALSHGCKAAGCWMNTGEGGLSPYHLEGGCDVVFQIGTAKYGVRDAEGNLDDGMLAEMAAKPQVKMFELKLAQGAKPGKGGILPAAKITEEIAAIRGLPRGVDGISPNRHREAANVEELLDLIDRIRRVTGKPVGIKTVMGDPQVFADLFAVIKERGVESAPDFITLDGGEGGTGAAPMPLMDLVGMSIREALPILADARAKAGLKDRIRIVASGKLVNPGDVAWALAAGADFVTSARGFMFALGCIQALKCHKNTCPTGITTHNPRFQAGLDVSDKKVRVANYAKNIVKEVEVIAHSVGVSEPRRMRRQHVRLVQPDGSSLPMDRLFPAE; this is encoded by the coding sequence ATGGACCTACCAACGATGGAGAGCGTTTCTGTCTTCCTTGAAGCCATGGCGATCGCCTTCTGGCTAGTGATCGGCATCATGGCGCTGGTGGTGGTGGTGTTGTTCATCCTCGACCGGACCCAACGCAGCGATGCGATCCGGCGCAACTATCCGGTCTTGGGCCGCTTCCGTAGCCTGTTCAGCAGCCTTGGGGAATTCTTCCGGCAATACTTCTTTGCAATGGACCGCGAAGAATTGCCGTTCAACCGCGCGCAGAGGGAATGGGTGAAACACGCGGGCGAGGGGAAATCTTCGACCCTGCCGTTCGGCTCTACCCGGAATATCGCGGTGGTCGGCACGCCGCTGTTCGTGCCCTCGGCGTTTCCACCGCTTGATGACCAGTTTTCCAGCTCGGAACCGCTGATGATAGGGCCCCATTGTGACACTCCTTATATGGCGGGAAGTTTTTTCAACCTGTCGGGCATGTCCTACGGGGCCATTTCCAAGCCCGCAGTCACCGCGCTGTCGCACGGTTGCAAGGCGGCGGGCTGTTGGATGAACACCGGAGAAGGCGGCCTGTCCCCTTACCATCTGGAGGGCGGCTGCGATGTCGTGTTCCAGATCGGCACCGCCAAATACGGGGTGCGCGATGCCGAGGGCAATTTGGATGACGGGATGCTGGCCGAGATGGCGGCGAAACCGCAGGTAAAGATGTTCGAGTTGAAGCTGGCCCAAGGCGCGAAGCCGGGGAAAGGCGGCATCCTGCCCGCCGCCAAGATCACCGAGGAAATCGCAGCCATTCGCGGCTTGCCAAGGGGCGTGGACGGGATCAGCCCGAACCGTCACCGGGAAGCGGCGAATGTAGAGGAGCTTCTGGATCTGATTGATCGGATCCGACGGGTCACGGGCAAGCCTGTGGGGATCAAGACCGTCATGGGCGATCCGCAGGTTTTTGCGGACCTCTTTGCGGTCATTAAAGAGCGCGGGGTCGAAAGCGCGCCAGACTTCATTACGCTCGACGGCGGAGAGGGCGGCACGGGCGCGGCCCCGATGCCGTTGATGGACCTTGTGGGCATGTCAATCCGAGAGGCGCTGCCGATTTTGGCCGATGCCCGCGCCAAAGCCGGCCTGAAGGACCGCATCCGCATTGTGGCCAGCGGCAAGTTGGTGAACCCCGGCGATGTGGCATGGGCGTTGGCGGCGGGGGCAGATTTCGTGACCTCGGCGCGCGGGTTCATGTTTGCGCTGGGCTGTATCCAAGCGCTCAAGTGCCACAAGAACACGTGCCCCACGGGGATCACGACCCACAACCCGAGGTTCCAAGCGGGGTTGGATGTCTCGGATAAGAAAGTGCGCGTGGCCAATTACGCCAAGAACATCGTGAAGGAAGTAGAAGTGATCGCCCATTCCGTCGGTGTCAGTGAGCCGCGCCGGATGCGGCGACAGCATGTGCGTTTGGTGCAGCCCGATGGCAGCAGCCTGCCGATGGACCGTTTGTTTCCGGCGGAATGA
- a CDS encoding tyrosine-type recombinase/integrase, with product MPKLTKRSVEKLAVRDADYIAFDSEVNGFGVRILPSGRRSYLVQYRSGGRTRRIAIGQHGAVTVEEARKRAKELLGSVAAGQNPAEVIAQHRGAPTVASVGERFLREHVDVRCKPSTAKEYKRAFTNFINPAMGNHKIVDVVRADISKLHHAHRHIPYQANRTLGVLSKMFTLCEVWGLRTDGSNPCRHVSKYREQKRERFLSAAELRRLGQTLNALERDGLETVFVTSAFKLLILTGCRLGEIQYLEWSFVTNRYLLLPDSKTGARRIPLPPAAQELLSALPRDPGNPFVIAGSIPNQPVTDLQKPWRRIRATADLEGVRIHDLRHTYASNAVANGMPIQMVGKLLGHTQIQTTMRYAHLADDPVMMAAEQNSASLAQALG from the coding sequence ATGCCAAAACTGACCAAACGAAGTGTCGAGAAATTGGCTGTTAGAGACGCCGACTATATCGCCTTTGACAGCGAAGTGAATGGCTTCGGCGTTCGCATCCTTCCAAGCGGGCGGCGCTCCTACCTTGTTCAATATCGAAGCGGCGGAAGAACAAGGCGTATCGCAATTGGCCAGCATGGTGCCGTTACGGTTGAGGAAGCTCGCAAACGCGCAAAGGAATTGCTGGGATCGGTAGCAGCGGGCCAAAATCCCGCGGAAGTTATCGCGCAACACCGAGGCGCACCAACCGTTGCAAGCGTCGGTGAGAGATTTCTGAGAGAGCATGTGGACGTACGCTGCAAACCCTCAACCGCGAAAGAGTACAAACGAGCGTTTACAAATTTTATCAATCCGGCGATGGGCAACCATAAGATTGTCGATGTGGTCCGTGCTGATATCAGCAAATTACACCATGCCCACCGTCACATTCCCTATCAAGCAAACCGAACGCTCGGCGTGTTGTCCAAAATGTTCACTCTTTGCGAGGTATGGGGGCTACGGACAGACGGCTCTAACCCGTGTCGCCATGTTTCAAAGTACAGAGAGCAAAAGCGAGAACGGTTTTTAAGTGCGGCGGAGCTTCGACGGCTTGGGCAAACACTGAATGCATTGGAACGAGACGGCTTGGAAACCGTCTTTGTCACCTCTGCCTTCAAGCTGCTTATTCTCACTGGTTGTCGGTTGGGCGAAATCCAGTATTTGGAATGGTCGTTTGTGACGAACCGGTATCTGCTGTTACCCGACAGTAAAACGGGCGCGCGTCGCATCCCCCTGCCCCCGGCTGCACAAGAACTATTGTCGGCCTTACCTCGCGATCCGGGCAATCCTTTCGTGATCGCGGGTAGCATCCCTAACCAACCTGTCACCGACTTGCAGAAGCCGTGGCGGCGCATAAGGGCAACGGCTGACCTAGAGGGCGTGCGCATTCATGATCTCCGCCACACCTACGCCTCGAACGCTGTGGCGAATGGAATGCCAATTCAAATGGTCGGTAAGCTGCTCGGGCATACGCAAATCCAGACGACAATGCGCTATGCACACCTCGCAGACGATCCGGTCATGATGGCCGCGGAACAAAATTCAGCATCGCTGGCTCAAGCATTAGGCTGA